The genomic interval TATATATCCAGTTTTACAAGCAGCAGATATTCTTATTTATAATGCAGATTATGTGCCGGTCGGAAAAGATCAAGAACAACATTTAGAACTTACTCGGAATATTGCTGCAAGATTTAACTATGTAACAAAAAAAGATTATTTCAGACTGCCGGAACCACTCTTCACAGAGGTGTCTAAAGTAATGTCAACTGCAGATCCTTTAAAAAAAATGAGTGCAAGTGCTGGAGATAAACATTTTATTGACATGTTTGCCCCGATTGATTCAATCCGAAAACAAATCCGTTCTGCAGTTACTGATACGGGGGAAGTAAAAACCAATGAAATGAGTCCTGGTATACAGAATTTATTCAGTCTATTGAAAGCCAGTAAGTCAAATCGTTATCCTGAATTTATGGATGCTTATCAAAATAAAAACTTGCAATATAGCAGCCTAAAAGATGCGGTCGCAGATGCTATCATTGAAATGGTAATTCCAATTCAAAAGCGAAAAGAAGAATTACTTACAAATAAAAAAGAACTAAAAGATCATATTAAAAAAGCAGGTGCTCAGATTCGTGAAAGGGCTGCACAAACAGTCCGAGATGTAAAATCTTTAACTGGAATTGGTTCCTGAGCCATACCATCAAAACCAGATTGGATGACAATTATAAAACGCAGACAATGTTTTAACTTTGATTGTCTGATGATGTGTATAAAGTTTCTAAAAACTCTTATTTGCATTCTTTTTGATAAACACAAGTATCTTAAATATTAAATAATTTGAAATTAATTAGGTGATGAACATTTTTTGTATTGGGAGGAATTATATGGATCATGCAAAGGAATTAAACAATCCGATACCTAAAGAGCCGGTTGTTTTTATGAAACCCGGCACGGCTGTATTACATAATAATAAGCCATTCTATTATCCTAACTTTACAAAAGACCTGCACCATGAAATTGAGTTGGTATTTAAAATACATAAAAAGGGAAAAGCCATTCAGGAAAATCAAGCACTTTCTTTTATCAGTCACGTGACGGTTGGGATTGACTTTACAGCCCGGGATATCCAACAAAGATGTAAAGAAAAAGGCTTACCCTGGGAAATCGCAAAAGCTTTTGATCATTCTGCAGTGATTGGTAGTTGGATTCCAATTGAAGATTTGGATTTAAATCTTTTGCCATTCACTTTATTAAAAAATGATGAAATCGTGCAGGAAGGAAATAGTAAGGATATGATTTTCAAATTGCCAAATTTGATTGCCTATTTATCAAGCTATTTCACTTTAAATAAAGGGGATCTTATTTTTACAGGAACACCAGCAGGTGTGAGTGCTGTGAAAATTGGAGACCGTCTTATAGGATTACTCGACGGTACTCCATTATTTCAATTTAATATTAAATAAGGACCATTTGATTTTTTCAAATGAATCCTTAAAATTCAATTCAACTATTTATTTTTACTTTGTTTATTTAAAATATCTAAATACGTTTTAGCAGTCTCGTCATTTGGATTTAAATTAAGAACCATATTGCAATAAGACTTTGCCAATTCAATATTCTCAATTTGGACTGAATACCATGCCAAATACGTATATGCTTCAATCAATTTTGCACTATTTTTTACTGGGTCTATGGATGCAAGCTCAATATACTTTTCAAAATAGGGTCTGGCTAAAAACAATTTTTTTTCTGGATCTAATTCTATATTAATAAGTGCCCTGGTGTACCATCCCCAATCATATTTTGGACTGGCTGCAAGTATTTTACCAAAGGTAGAATCTGCTACTAGAAATTTTCCTTGAATTTTCTGAGAAAGTCCAAGATAAACTAATTCATTATTTGTTAAAGATGCTTTAGCTTCTTTCAATAAATACCATTTTTCAGCTTTATCAAAACGTTTACCATCATATAATGCCTTTGCTAAATTGCTGCTTATATCCAATGCTTTTTCTGGTTGTAAATCCATCAACTGGATATAAAATAATTCAGCAGTATCCATTAAATTTAATTTTGATGCCGCTTTTGCTGCATATTCAATATCAGATGGATATGTTTTACGATTTAAAGTATCTTTTTTAATTTCTTCAAATAAGCTGAAACTTGATTTCAATGAATTTTTATAATCACTGATTTCGAAATAAGACCATGCTAACCATCTGTGTAATGTATATTGTTTTGGATTTAAAATCACCAGTTGACTCCCTTCATCAATGGCTCGTTTGTAATCTTTTGCCTGATAAGCCAAAAATTTTACCAACCTAACTTTTGCATCAATGTCGCTACCAGTTAAGGAAACATACTTATCTAATATTGGAACTACCTTGTCAAATTTTCGAGTTGCTATATAGAGTTCATAAAGATCTTTATAAGCAATTGCATAGTCTGGTTTTATTTTGATTGCATTTTCTAAACGCTCAATTGCCAGATCCGTTTGTTTTCCTGCGGTCCATATTCTAGACATTTTTACGTAGGTTTCTACTTTGTTTTTATCTTTTTCAACTGCTGTTTCATAAGCAGTCATCGCGTCCCCTAAATTTCCTTTAATTTGATTTGCATCTCCCAATGCAATCCAATACTTTGCTTGTTTTGGATCCAGATCTCTAGCTTTTGTCAAATAATTAATGGCAATATCTGGATTGGGCTTTTTATTATATAAGTACGCCATACCAACCAAAGCATGAATATGATGGTTTTTGGAATTTCCTTTCAACGCAGTTTCAAAATGCTTTTTAGCAGGTTCCATTCGATTTTCATCATAATCTAGTCTCCCTAAACCAATATGACATTCATCACATTTAGAACTTATAATCAAGCCTTTGTCATAAGCCTTTCTGGCTTCTAAAGGATTCTCCATTGCATAATAAACTTCCCCTATATAATAATTGTAGATAGGATTCTTAGCATCGGTTTGTGCAAGTTTATTCAATGTATTTAAAGCTGCAGTAAAGTTCTCATTCTCTAAATGAGTGATAGCTTCTGCCAAATTTTGGGAGTTTATTGCTGACAAAGCAATAAAAAAAGTACATAGTACAAAAAGGCTTTTTTTCATATTTAAGCTGATTTTTTCTAAAATGACGGCAAAAATAAGATTTTTCATTGTTTCAATCTTTTAGTTTTTAAGGAAAACACTTCCTTGATTCTATTCTGTTTGACGTAAAAGTAGGCCTATACGTTCGGGAACTTTAGTTAAATTATGATTAAATCTGTATTATTCGACTACTTTAAAGCTTTCTGATTTCAATTCTATCCATCGTTCGGTTTGAAAAATCGGTAAAAGCCCCGCTTTTAATAAAATTTTTTGCCCGATTTCACCTGTAACAAAAGAAGCAAAACCTAAGCCAAGATCACTTTTACCCGAACAACTTATAAAATACAAAGTTCTTGATAGTGGGTATTTTTGATCCTGAAGCAAATATTGGTCTGGCAGTAAAAAGCCAATTTGTATAGAATCCTTTGGGCGAGTAATTCCTAAAACTCTTAATTCTTTTAACCTGGACTGCTGTTTTGTATCATCAGAATCACTAAATTCAAGCCAATCGACAATTGCCAAAGCCTTCGGATTGCCTTCTAAATAATTTAAAATAGCATCTTTATCTGGTAAAGTATAAACATTCGAAGCAAAAGAATCTGCCTGGATTTTTTCTAAAATATAGCGCGCTATCCCAGAGTTTACATCTTCAATCAGAACCGTTTTGAATGGAATATGATCCTGTTTATGACCCTTACATAAATTTATAAAATCTTCAAATAGGATGGTTGAATCCTTTTGTTCTTTGGAAGTCAATAATGCTAAAGCTCCTATTGCAAATGGAAACGATCGAGGATGAATTTGTTTAGAATTGAAATATTTAATTTCAAAATTATTCAAAGGTCTGCAAGAGATAATTGTTTTAATGCTATCTGTTCCAAGCATTTTATAAATGGTAGATTCATTTTCATATTTTATATTTAAGCTTGCATACTTATAGGTTTTTTCAAAAATGTCTTCCTCTTGTTCCATAATATTGCGAATTTGTTGATCACACGCAATGGATATATATCCCTTTGTTGGAGTACTTTCTGTTGTCTTTTTCCCTTGACAGGAAGTGTTTATAAATACTGCACTCAAGAAGATCAAAAAACGATCTATTAGAAAATATTTTTTAACCATAATTTACAATATAAATTCAAATTAACTATGCATCCAGATTTCTAAAGCACCTTTGTCGGGCGTTGAAGAAACTAGATTGACTTCTTTGTAATCCTGAATCAATAATTCAACAGCAGCTTTAAGTTTACCCTGTCCTCTACCGTGTATAATTCTTATAAATGGAAATTTTTTTTGAATTACTTTTTCTAAAAACTCTTTACACTTTTCTAATTGAAACTCGATTATATGAGTATGCGGATTATTTACTCGTTCTGGTGCTAATTTTTCATAATGCAAGTCAATTACATGATCAAAAACGATAGCTTGCTTAATCGGGGCGAATTGGAGCGGTAAATCCTCTTCAAGCATTGTCAAAAGGATATCAGGACTTGGCTCCTCCGTGGACTCAAGATCTTCAACTGGTACTATTAAAAGTTTGTCATGAACTTTTACGTATGCTTGTTGAGAAGGATGAATACCTTCAAAACTGCCCCTGATATCTCGAGACTTAATTCTAACCCAATCGCCGATCCAATATTCTGACAATTCCATAATTCCGATTAAACTAACAAGCAATTTATCAAATTGATTTGGGTAAACATAAGATATTTCTATTTTACAAAACGTTTCAATAAGTTTTTTGCAATTCGATTCATGAATAAAAATTGAATTATTTTAATAAAATATAGAATTCTATAGCGGATATCCTCATTTATTTTTAAAATTCAGCAACAATTCAAATTTCTGACAATTATTCGAAACAATTTAATATAAGCCAAATGAAAACCTGATTTCAACAGAATTAAAATAATCATAAAAAGTCATTTTAAATTGATAAATTTGAAGAATTAAAAAAATTATAGATGCCTTTAAAACTTCCATGGTTCATTCTGTTCCTAATCTGCTTTGGAACAGTATATTCCCAAAAAATCATTGAAGGTCAGGTCTTTGATGAAAATAATCAAACCTTACCCGGAGCCGTAATTCGCATATTAAATACTACAAAAGGCACCATTGCAAATGAAAATGGAGTATTTTCTATTGAAGCAGGAATTGGTGCAACACTTGAAATTTCATATACAGGATTTGTAATTCAACTTTTAACAGTCTCTGATGAGCGATTTATAAAGATCCAACTAATCGCTTTAAATCAAAAGCTCGACGAAGTAGTTGTTGTGGGTTATGGTACTGCCAGAAAAAAAGATCTGACGGGTTCATCAACAAATATCAAAGGTTCTGATTTGACGAATATTCCAGCTTTAACTGCAACTCAAGCAATTCAAGGGAAAGCAGCCGGTGTGCAAGTTATCAATAATGGGGCTCCCGGATCTGCTCCAACCGTGCGGATAAGAGGTACCGGAAGTATTTTAGGGGGTGTAGAACCACTTTATGTTGTAGATGGTGTCCTCACTGGAGATATCCGAAATATCAATAATTCTGATATTTTATCAATAGACATATTAAAAGATGCTTCCTCCACTGCAATTTATGGGGTAAGAGCTGCTAATGGCGTGGTGGTTATTACCACTAAAACTGGTAAAAAAAATTCCTTAGAAATTAATTACCAGGTGCAAGGAGGAGTGCGGTTAGTGTCCAATAAAGTAGAAATGGCAAAATCCAATTTGTACGCAATCTATTCTAATGAAGCTGCCGGAGCGTTTGAAATAATTGATAGCGATATTAGCGCCAAAACAGATTGGTTAAATGAAATTACACGACCTGCTATGAGTCATCAACACCATTTATCTGTGCATGGAGGTGGCGATAAAAACAAATTTTTTATTGGAGCTGGGTACCTTAAAGAGGAAGGATTATTAATGGGTAGTGATTATGAAAGAATAAATTTAAGAATTAATAATCAAGTTGAATTATCCAACAAAATTAAAATTGGAAATACCTTAACTTTATCCCGATTTCTAACCAACAATAAACCAATAAGTGTCTTTACGCAAGCTTATCTTGCATCTCCAATTTATCCAGCAAAATTAAATGATCAAAGTTTTGGATTTACAGATAAAAGCAATGTCGGAAATCCTTTAGCAACATTAGCATACACCCATGATAAAAGTTGGGGAGCAAGGATACTTGGAAGCTTATTTGGTGAATATTCAATCCTGGAATCTTTAAAATTTAATACCAGTTTTGGTTTAGATGCCGCCCATAATACAGGTCAAATATATACGCCTGTATATCGTGTAAATGGAGTACAAAAAAATGAGCGCAGCAGTTTAAGTATTTTAAAAACAGATCTATATAACTGGGTTTGGGACAATTACGTTAGTTACATTCCAACATTAAATAATATTCATTTTTTAAAATTTACTGTTGGCCATTCTGCAGAACGATTTGATGGAAAATTTGTATCTGGTTTGAAAAAAGATATTCCACCACAAGAACAATATTGGAGTTTTGATTATGGTGATCCGAATTCTATTGAATCAAAATTTGGCAATGACGGCCAATATGGAAGCCGGGAATCTTATTTCGGAAGAATTAATTATGCATTTGATGAAAAATATTTACTCAATGCTTCCTTAAGACGCGATGGTGCCTCAAAATTTGCTGCGCGCAATCGGTGGGGCTGGTTTCCTGCAATTGGACTTGGATGGCAACTTTCAAGAGAAGATTTTTTCAAAAATACTTTAGCAGTTGTGAATGAATTAAAACTTAGAATTAGCTATGGATTAAATGGAAATGACAATATCAATCCGAGTCAGTTTGCAACTCAATTTCAAGGTGGATTATTAGCACCATTTGGTGATCAACTCCAACCAGGCACAATTCCAGTAGACATCATTGATCCCGATTTAAAATGGGAAGTCGCAAAAGAATTTGATTTTGGAATCGAAGGATTAGCATTTGACCGGCGTTTAAATTTTGAAATAGATCTCTACAACAAACTTGTGAATGACGCCCTCTATATTGTAAAGCTACCTGCAACTACAGGAGATGATGAATATCTTACAAATGCTGCCACTATAAGAAATAAAGGAATTGAATTATCCATAGGTTGGACACCTAAAAACAAACATCGATTTACGAATATAATTCAAGCGAATATCACCTTTAATTCAAATAAAGTGGAAAATATTGGTTTAGGACAAGCCTTATCAGATGGCAGTCTTAATAATGGCTGGCTAGCAACGCAAACGCTTGCTGGTTATGAAATCGGATCTTTCTATGTATTCAAAACGGATGGGCTGTTTCAAACACAGACAGAAGTAGATTCTTATCCCCATTTAATTGGTACTCAACCCGGTGATTTTAAAATTCTTGATGTCAATGGGGATGGAGTAATTGATGCAAAAGATCGCATCCATGAGGATTCGTATCAACCAAAAGTTTATTTTGGTATCTCCAATAATCTTAGTTGGAAAAACTGGAATTTGAATATTGATATATACGGTAATCTTGGAAATAAAGTATTCAATGGAAAGAAAACGCAACGATCTTTAGGTTCTAATTTTAATATGGAATATGATGAAGCAAATAAGCGTTGGCAAGCTTCCAATCCGACAAATGAATATCCAAGGGCGTCCAATAGAAGAAGTGAACCACTTGATTATTATCTTGAATCCGGTAGTTTTATACGACTCAATAATGTAAGTCTAAGTTATACTTTTAAAAAACAAGATTTTCTAAAAATCAAAACAAAAAATCTTCGTGTATTTTTAACAGCACAAAATGCATTTACCTGGAAAAAATATACTGGTTTTACTGCTGAACTTCCAGGCAAACCATTGAATTCTGGAATTGAATTAAATGCATATCCAACAAATGCAGTTTATATGATGGGCATTC from Saprospiraceae bacterium carries:
- the trpS gene encoding tryptophan--tRNA ligase; protein product: MTDRKKIVFSGIQPTGKLHLGRYFGAIENWVQLQAAYDSIYCIVDYHAMTMPYNPDKLRENAWDLAINLLACGVEANRLFIQSMVPEHTELQWILGCMCSYGELSRMTQFKDKTQQVKEKDKDDFVSAGLFIYPVLQAADILIYNADYVPVGKDQEQHLELTRNIAARFNYVTKKDYFRLPEPLFTEVSKVMSTADPLKKMSASAGDKHFIDMFAPIDSIRKQIRSAVTDTGEVKTNEMSPGIQNLFSLLKASKSNRYPEFMDAYQNKNLQYSSLKDAVADAIIEMVIPIQKRKEELLTNKKELKDHIKKAGAQIRERAAQTVRDVKSLTGIGS
- a CDS encoding fumarylacetoacetate hydrolase family protein, coding for MNIFCIGRNYMDHAKELNNPIPKEPVVFMKPGTAVLHNNKPFYYPNFTKDLHHEIELVFKIHKKGKAIQENQALSFISHVTVGIDFTARDIQQRCKEKGLPWEIAKAFDHSAVIGSWIPIEDLDLNLLPFTLLKNDEIVQEGNSKDMIFKLPNLIAYLSSYFTLNKGDLIFTGTPAGVSAVKIGDRLIGLLDGTPLFQFNIK
- a CDS encoding tetratricopeptide repeat protein, yielding MKKSLFVLCTFFIALSAINSQNLAEAITHLENENFTAALNTLNKLAQTDAKNPIYNYYIGEVYYAMENPLEARKAYDKGLIISSKCDECHIGLGRLDYDENRMEPAKKHFETALKGNSKNHHIHALVGMAYLYNKKPNPDIAINYLTKARDLDPKQAKYWIALGDANQIKGNLGDAMTAYETAVEKDKNKVETYVKMSRIWTAGKQTDLAIERLENAIKIKPDYAIAYKDLYELYIATRKFDKVVPILDKYVSLTGSDIDAKVRLVKFLAYQAKDYKRAIDEGSQLVILNPKQYTLHRWLAWSYFEISDYKNSLKSSFSLFEEIKKDTLNRKTYPSDIEYAAKAASKLNLMDTAELFYIQLMDLQPEKALDISSNLAKALYDGKRFDKAEKWYLLKEAKASLTNNELVYLGLSQKIQGKFLVADSTFGKILAASPKYDWGWYTRALINIELDPEKKLFLARPYFEKYIELASIDPVKNSAKLIEAYTYLAWYSVQIENIELAKSYCNMVLNLNPNDETAKTYLDILNKQSKNK
- a CDS encoding substrate-binding domain-containing protein, which gives rise to MVKKYFLIDRFLIFLSAVFINTSCQGKKTTESTPTKGYISIACDQQIRNIMEQEEDIFEKTYKYASLNIKYENESTIYKMLGTDSIKTIISCRPLNNFEIKYFNSKQIHPRSFPFAIGALALLTSKEQKDSTILFEDFINLCKGHKQDHIPFKTVLIEDVNSGIARYILEKIQADSFASNVYTLPDKDAILNYLEGNPKALAIVDWLEFSDSDDTKQQSRLKELRVLGITRPKDSIQIGFLLPDQYLLQDQKYPLSRTLYFISCSGKSDLGLGFASFVTGEIGQKILLKAGLLPIFQTERWIELKSESFKVVE
- a CDS encoding Smr/MutS family protein, translating into MELSEYWIGDWVRIKSRDIRGSFEGIHPSQQAYVKVHDKLLIVPVEDLESTEEPSPDILLTMLEEDLPLQFAPIKQAIVFDHVIDLHYEKLAPERVNNPHTHIIEFQLEKCKEFLEKVIQKKFPFIRIIHGRGQGKLKAAVELLIQDYKEVNLVSSTPDKGALEIWMHS
- a CDS encoding TonB-dependent receptor — its product is MPLKLPWFILFLICFGTVYSQKIIEGQVFDENNQTLPGAVIRILNTTKGTIANENGVFSIEAGIGATLEISYTGFVIQLLTVSDERFIKIQLIALNQKLDEVVVVGYGTARKKDLTGSSTNIKGSDLTNIPALTATQAIQGKAAGVQVINNGAPGSAPTVRIRGTGSILGGVEPLYVVDGVLTGDIRNINNSDILSIDILKDASSTAIYGVRAANGVVVITTKTGKKNSLEINYQVQGGVRLVSNKVEMAKSNLYAIYSNEAAGAFEIIDSDISAKTDWLNEITRPAMSHQHHLSVHGGGDKNKFFIGAGYLKEEGLLMGSDYERINLRINNQVELSNKIKIGNTLTLSRFLTNNKPISVFTQAYLASPIYPAKLNDQSFGFTDKSNVGNPLATLAYTHDKSWGARILGSLFGEYSILESLKFNTSFGLDAAHNTGQIYTPVYRVNGVQKNERSSLSILKTDLYNWVWDNYVSYIPTLNNIHFLKFTVGHSAERFDGKFVSGLKKDIPPQEQYWSFDYGDPNSIESKFGNDGQYGSRESYFGRINYAFDEKYLLNASLRRDGASKFAARNRWGWFPAIGLGWQLSREDFFKNTLAVVNELKLRISYGLNGNDNINPSQFATQFQGGLLAPFGDQLQPGTIPVDIIDPDLKWEVAKEFDFGIEGLAFDRRLNFEIDLYNKLVNDALYIVKLPATTGDDEYLTNAATIRNKGIELSIGWTPKNKHRFTNIIQANITFNSNKVENIGLGQALSDGSLNNGWLATQTLAGYEIGSFYVFKTDGLFQTQTEVDSYPHLIGTQPGDFKILDVNGDGVIDAKDRIHEDSYQPKVYFGISNNLSWKNWNLNIDIYGNLGNKVFNGKKTQRSLGSNFNMEYDEANKRWQASNPTNEYPRASNRRSEPLDYYLESGSFIRLNNVSLSYTFKKQDFLKIKTKNLRVFLTAQNAFTWKKYTGFTAELPGKPLNSGIELNAYPTNAVYMMGIQVGF